In the genome of Myxococcus stipitatus, one region contains:
- a CDS encoding ABC transporter ATP-binding protein, which yields MTHAASPTHAGPLLDVRGLTVELSRDEGPVRAVEGVSFSVPPGGTLGVVGESGCGKSLTALSVLRLAPQPPVRVAAGEVLFQGRDLLKLSDEELRRVRGRHAAMVFQEPMTSLNPVFTVGEQIAEGVRHHLGASRSQARERAVEMLRQVGIPAPGERVDAWPHQLSGGMRQRVMIAMALACDPALLIADEPTTALDVTIQAQILDLLKRLQAERGMAVMLITHDLGVVAESCDTVVVMYAGKVVEQAPVRELFASPAHPYTAGLLRSLPALGGEVEGSGSSVRRRLRAIPGMVPALGRLPSGCAFRERCERAREECVRVAPVLEVKRGGQLVACHHPVPAP from the coding sequence GTGACGCACGCCGCGTCGCCCACGCACGCTGGCCCCCTGCTGGACGTCCGGGGACTCACCGTGGAGTTGTCGCGGGACGAGGGGCCGGTGCGCGCGGTGGAAGGCGTGTCCTTCTCGGTGCCTCCGGGCGGCACGCTGGGCGTGGTGGGGGAGAGCGGCTGTGGAAAGAGCCTCACCGCGCTGTCCGTGTTGCGCCTCGCGCCCCAGCCTCCCGTTCGGGTGGCGGCGGGAGAGGTGCTCTTCCAGGGACGCGACCTGCTGAAGCTCTCCGACGAGGAGCTGCGGCGCGTGCGAGGACGTCATGCGGCCATGGTGTTCCAGGAGCCGATGACGTCGCTCAACCCCGTCTTCACGGTGGGCGAGCAGATCGCCGAGGGAGTCCGGCACCACCTGGGCGCCTCTCGCTCACAGGCGCGGGAGCGCGCGGTGGAGATGTTGAGGCAGGTGGGCATTCCCGCGCCGGGCGAGCGCGTGGATGCCTGGCCTCATCAGCTCTCCGGCGGAATGCGTCAGCGGGTGATGATCGCGATGGCGCTGGCGTGTGACCCGGCGCTGCTCATCGCGGACGAGCCCACCACGGCGTTGGACGTCACCATCCAGGCGCAGATCCTGGACTTGCTCAAGCGCCTGCAGGCCGAGCGCGGAATGGCGGTGATGCTCATCACCCACGACCTGGGCGTCGTCGCGGAGAGCTGCGACACGGTGGTGGTGATGTACGCGGGGAAGGTGGTGGAGCAGGCGCCGGTGCGGGAGCTGTTCGCGAGTCCCGCCCATCCGTACACCGCGGGCCTCCTGCGCTCGCTTCCCGCGTTGGGCGGCGAGGTGGAGGGGAGTGGCTCAAGTGTCCGCCGCAGGCTGCGCGCGATTCCCGGCATGGTGCCCGCGCTGGGGCGCTTGCCGTCGGGCTGTGCGTTCCGTGAGCGGTGTGAGCGTGCGCGAGAGGAGTGCGTTCGAGTGGCGCCGGTGCTCGAGGTGAAGCGCGGAGGCCAGCTCGTGGCCTGTCATCATCCGGTGCCCGCGCCATGA